A region of Myxococcus stipitatus DSM 14675 DNA encodes the following proteins:
- a CDS encoding DNA polymerase domain-containing protein, with protein sequence MMRGMVEDEWLWGWDATPGIVSVWAEPDGRAFVWRRLPDTGALVREDVRFRPWLVLSTLEDLAHLGTRLRPEREGPAPRCVTYQELSGPGALRYLIRAEDGRALVSDVLQGVSRRLGQVFTNLRDVSPGLVLSLPPEDQYLTASGRTYFRGLSFEALHRLQFDLETTGLDPAKDRIFLIAMKGPRGDAETLEAHGEGDAAEADLLRRFVERVRVLDPDVIENHNLHGFDLPFVARRAKHLGVVLALGRAGAPGLRHRPSARGSALGRGAERNADAMRRARYTVPGREFIDTLDAVLRHDFSARDLPGHGLKAVARHFGLAGPAREYIPGAKVHEVFKTDPERVRRYARDDVGEAEGIARVLGGAAFALARMAPRRYERLADAGAATGVLDPLLVRAYLRSGVALPAHEEGDGTSHNGAALHLFATGVARRVVKADVASLYPSLMREYRIGPKRDKLGALLALVDRLVEQRLAAKRRGRAAPPGSPERHENEALSAAMKLIVNSAYGYLGAVGLTRFADVHAANEVTRRGRAVLALLCRELARRGVTLLEADTDGVYFAVPEDWREEDERRVVSEVAALLPRLVQLEFEGRYAVMLSHEPKNYALQTYDGTLHLKGVAFRSSRAEPFGEAFLRKALRCLLAGDLQAVRETYVSTVLALRRRQVPTSEVAANVRLTKDSTQYGAVRERRRELAYEALLAAGRKTWASGEHIRVYRAGGGRAGLLPEREPDDEGSTPMSGAEDPRDYDAEYYVRLLKETFAARLERGVTRADFTTLFEDPGQPSLFAPSLADSRPILTVVAPPPDDALAEETSSAAAPAER encoded by the coding sequence ATGATGCGGGGCATGGTGGAGGACGAGTGGCTGTGGGGCTGGGACGCGACGCCGGGCATTGTCTCGGTGTGGGCGGAGCCCGACGGTCGCGCGTTCGTGTGGAGGCGGCTGCCGGACACCGGGGCGCTGGTGCGCGAGGACGTGCGCTTCCGGCCGTGGCTGGTGCTGTCGACGCTGGAGGACCTGGCGCACCTGGGGACTCGGCTGCGGCCGGAGCGTGAGGGCCCGGCGCCGCGCTGCGTGACGTACCAGGAGCTGTCCGGGCCCGGAGCGCTGCGCTACCTGATTCGCGCGGAGGATGGACGCGCGCTGGTGTCGGACGTGCTGCAGGGCGTGTCCCGTCGGCTGGGGCAGGTGTTCACGAACCTGCGGGACGTGAGCCCGGGCCTGGTGCTGTCGCTGCCTCCGGAGGACCAGTACCTCACGGCGTCGGGGCGTACGTACTTCCGGGGGCTCTCCTTCGAGGCGCTGCACCGGCTGCAGTTCGACCTGGAGACGACGGGGCTGGACCCGGCGAAGGACCGCATCTTCCTCATCGCGATGAAGGGGCCGCGCGGCGACGCGGAGACGCTGGAGGCGCACGGCGAGGGGGATGCCGCGGAGGCGGACCTGCTGCGCCGCTTCGTCGAGCGGGTGCGGGTGCTGGACCCGGACGTCATCGAGAACCACAACCTGCACGGCTTCGACCTGCCGTTCGTCGCGAGGCGCGCGAAGCACCTGGGCGTGGTGCTGGCGCTGGGGCGCGCGGGTGCGCCGGGCCTGCGGCACCGGCCCTCCGCGCGGGGCTCGGCGCTGGGGCGCGGGGCGGAGCGCAACGCGGATGCGATGCGGCGCGCGCGCTACACGGTGCCGGGGCGCGAGTTCATCGACACGCTGGACGCGGTGCTGCGGCACGACTTCTCCGCGCGAGACCTGCCGGGCCATGGGCTCAAGGCGGTGGCGCGGCACTTCGGCCTCGCGGGGCCCGCGCGCGAGTACATCCCCGGCGCGAAGGTGCACGAGGTCTTCAAGACGGACCCGGAGCGGGTGCGGCGCTACGCGCGGGACGACGTGGGAGAGGCGGAGGGAATCGCGCGGGTGCTGGGCGGCGCGGCCTTCGCGTTGGCGCGCATGGCGCCTCGGCGCTACGAGCGACTGGCGGACGCGGGCGCGGCGACGGGCGTGCTGGACCCGCTGCTGGTGCGCGCGTACCTGCGCTCGGGCGTGGCGCTGCCGGCGCACGAGGAAGGGGACGGTACCTCGCACAACGGGGCGGCGCTGCACCTGTTCGCCACGGGCGTGGCACGGCGGGTGGTGAAGGCGGACGTGGCGAGCCTGTATCCGTCGCTGATGCGCGAGTACCGCATCGGCCCCAAGCGGGACAAGTTGGGGGCGCTGCTGGCGCTGGTGGACCGGCTGGTGGAGCAGCGACTGGCGGCCAAGCGGCGAGGGCGCGCGGCGCCGCCGGGCTCGCCGGAGCGGCATGAGAACGAGGCGCTCTCCGCGGCGATGAAGCTCATCGTGAACTCGGCCTATGGCTACCTGGGCGCGGTGGGGCTGACGCGCTTCGCGGACGTCCACGCGGCCAACGAGGTGACGCGGCGGGGGCGCGCGGTGCTGGCGCTCTTGTGCCGGGAGCTCGCGCGCCGGGGCGTCACGCTGCTGGAGGCGGACACGGACGGCGTGTACTTCGCGGTGCCGGAGGACTGGCGCGAGGAGGATGAGCGCCGGGTGGTGTCGGAGGTCGCCGCGCTGCTGCCTCGCCTCGTGCAGCTCGAGTTCGAGGGGCGCTATGCGGTGATGCTGTCACACGAACCGAAGAACTACGCGTTGCAGACCTACGACGGGACGCTGCACCTCAAGGGCGTGGCGTTCCGCTCCAGCCGCGCGGAGCCCTTCGGAGAGGCCTTCCTGCGCAAGGCCCTGCGCTGTCTCCTGGCGGGAGACCTCCAGGCGGTGCGGGAGACGTACGTCTCCACGGTGCTGGCGCTGCGCAGGCGGCAGGTGCCCACCTCGGAGGTGGCGGCGAACGTGCGGCTGACGAAGGACTCCACGCAGTACGGCGCCGTGCGCGAGCGCCGGCGGGAGCTGGCCTACGAGGCCCTGCTCGCGGCGGGGAGGAAGACGTGGGCCTCCGGCGAGCACATCCGCGTCTACCGCGCGGGGGGAGGACGCGCGGGCCTGTTGCCCGAGCGCGAGCCCGATGACGAGGGCAGCACGCCCATGTCCGGGGCCGAGGACCCGCGCGACTACGATGCGGAGTACTACGTGCGGCTCCTGAAGGAGACCTTCGCCGCGCGCCTGGAGCGAGGCGTGACGCGCGCCGACTTCACCACCCTCTTCGAGGACCCGGGCCAGCCGTCGCTCTTCGCGCCGTCGCTCGCGGACTCGCGCCCCATCCTCACGGTGGTGGCGCCGCCTCCGGATGACGCGCTGGCCGAGGAGACGTCCTCGGCCGCCGCTCCGGCGGAGCGCTAG
- a CDS encoding helix-turn-helix transcriptional regulator produces the protein MQRTERLFALAEYLRGRRTGVTAETLAERFGVTIRTIYRDLDSLRDASMPVAAERGRGGGYALDRSYSLPPVNFTAREAALLVALGRFAIDMRLLPFTGTLESALDKVRSALSTSAQRELLDRLKELSFLGVPSLPSKASVRAAIERAWFEQQVLRITYVDGNFLETTREVRILSVVMDRHETRLDTQDVKGGERRPYRLDRIIQAEVVRPFEP, from the coding sequence ATGCAACGCACCGAGCGACTCTTCGCACTCGCCGAGTATCTGCGGGGCCGCCGCACCGGCGTCACCGCGGAGACCCTGGCCGAACGCTTCGGCGTCACCATCCGCACCATCTACCGCGACCTCGACTCCTTGCGCGATGCGTCAATGCCTGTCGCCGCGGAGCGAGGCCGGGGCGGTGGCTATGCATTGGACCGCAGCTACAGCCTGCCGCCGGTGAACTTCACCGCGCGCGAGGCCGCACTGCTGGTGGCCCTGGGCCGCTTCGCCATCGACATGCGGCTGCTGCCCTTCACCGGCACGCTGGAGTCCGCCCTGGACAAGGTGCGCTCGGCCCTCTCCACGTCCGCTCAGCGCGAGCTGCTGGACAGACTCAAGGAGCTGTCGTTCCTGGGCGTGCCCTCGCTGCCCAGCAAGGCCTCGGTGCGAGCGGCCATCGAGCGCGCCTGGTTCGAGCAGCAGGTCCTCCGCATCACCTACGTGGACGGCAATTTCCTGGAAACCACGCGAGAGGTCCGCATCCTCTCCGTGGTGATGGACCGCCACGAGACGCGCCTGGATACACAGGACGTGAAGGGCGGCGAGCGGCGCCCATACCGGCTGGACCGCATCATCCAGGCCGAGGTCGTCCGCCCCTTCGAGCCCTGA